Part of the Alosa alosa isolate M-15738 ecotype Scorff River chromosome 18, AALO_Geno_1.1, whole genome shotgun sequence genome is shown below.
AAACTAAAAATGGAGGATAGTATTCCATATTGTTCATGAGTAGATCAGTCTCCCCAGTGCCAAGTCTTTTATCAATGAAAAGCAGTGACTCCATGATGCAGCCTATCAATCTGGATGGAGGGACTGGCCATGATCACAGGTGAGGATACATTTGTTTATCACATAGGTTAAGGCTAGAATAATGTATCTAATATAAAGGCTATTCCATATTGTTCATGAGTAGATCAGTCTCCCCAGTCCTTTTTATTCTCATGATGCAGCCTGAATCTGGATGGAGGGACTGGCCATAATTTCTGTTTAATGTCACTATTCTAATGCTAGGCTATTCCATATTGTTCATGAGTAGATCAGTCTCCCCAGTCCCAAGTCTTTTATCATTGAAGAGCAGTGACTCCATGATGCAGCCTATCAATGTGGATGGAGGGACTGGCCATTCTAATCACAGGTGAGGACATGTTTCATTGAAGAATGCATCATACAAAAATTCTGCTCTGTGTTTTGGCATATTAGGATTAATGGAGCATTTTAAACTACATCCCCATTTCCAAAAAAGTTTGGATGCTGTgtaaaatctaaataaaaacaaataatttacAAATCCCATAAACCAATCATTGCCAATGGAACATACATAGCACATAAATAACATATGACATAAcatataacataaacataaacatttgtTTCTTGCAAATAGCAATAGGCCTCCTGTATTTAGATAAAATCGAGGCTAAAAACACAATAAAGTCCAGGACTTATTTCCATTGTGGTCCTCAACACATAACACCACAAGACAAGACACTCATAGAGTGTGTGATAATCAATGACATAACATAAAAACATTcttcttaaataaataaaaatgataaaatggTACCTGCCCCCTGTTCTATTCAGCTACCCTCGCTAGTAACCAGGCCTTGATTCTCTTCTTAAAAGAGTTCGGAAATTACTTTAATTTGTCGATCTAACTTGTTCCACTGAACTGCACCTATATAGGCAAAGGTTCCTTTCCCTAACAATGTCTCAAATGTATAAGGACACAGATCTGATATGCTGCCACGAGTGcaaatattgtgtgtgtccTTTACCTTAGTAAGAAGACACGCAAAACAAATTTGGACACTACCAAACAACATTTTATGGATCATGGTCAGCTTTGACTTAACCAAATTAAAAGATATAATGTctgcaacactgcttttgactcccatatatttaatattcaaaaggcaacgtttcgaccctgctgggtcttcttcaggcaaatgGTGGACTCATTTGATGAAGGGATGTAGGCCTTACAATCAGCTGACCTACCATGTGATGTCAACTGGTATGATTGGGTCTAAGAGCCCCACTAATCACTCAATTAAGAGAACACTTTCATACAGGTATTTCACAAACCTATACATCTCAAAAAGGGCAACGACATCATTTATGCAGGGATTGTGTTAGCTCCTGTGGAGATGTGAATGAAGCATCAGAGCGCACCTCTGCTGTGTGTTCCAACAGGTCTAGATCACcttcaccctcacacacagttCAGCCAGATAACAACTTGTATTCTGGTCCCATCAGACGTGAGACTGAATTCTTTATCTCAAATGTTTTTACATCTGATTTTAGCGATACATGGATTAGTAATCTATTTTATTACTGTTGCAAAGTTAGCAGTTGCCATGTAAACTTTCCTTGATATAATGCTAGAGAAATAAGGACTTTGCCTCAATAAAGAGGGTTTCACAATGATTTGAGGTATTTCTTTTACCTCAGCAAATAACTAACATGTGATTCCTTTGATCAGCAGAGGACAATATCCTGGAAAGAGTGAAGATGAGCCATAAAGCCACAATGAAAAAGAGGTTTGAGCACGTTTGTGAGGGAAACATTAAACCAGGAAATGAAACTCCTTTAAACACGATATTTACACCCCTCTATATCACTGAGGGATGGACTGAAAGCGTGAAAGCACATGAAGCTCGACAAATTGAAACATCAAGAAGACAAACACAAGACAACGCAATCAACTATAATGATATCTTTAAAACATTGCTTGAAGAGCAAGTGTGTATCAGAGCAGTGCTAACCAAAGGGGTTGCTGGCATTGGAAAAACAGTGTCTGTGCAGAAATTCATTCTTGATTGGGCAGAGGACAAGGCAAATTGTGATATAGATTTTATATTTGTGCTCCCTTTCCGGGAAATTAACTTAATCTCAAATGAACAGTACTGTTTTCATCAACTTCTGGTTGACTTCCACCCTGCCTTGAAACAGCTAACAGATAACAAAATGTATGAGGAGTGCATTCTGGTTGTAATTTTTGATGGGCTGGATGAAAGCAGAATTACATTGAACTTTACCAGTGATCAATCCCTGAAACTCCATGATGTTTCACAGATATCCTCAGTTGGCGATCTGATAGCAAACCTGATCCAGGGGAATCTTCTCCCATCAGCTCACATATGGATCACATCAAGACCAGCAGCAGCTGGACAGATCCCTGGTCAGTTCATCAGTCGTATGACTGAGGTGCGTGGATTTACTGACCCACAGAAAGATGAGTACTTTCGAAAGAAAATAAGTGATCAGACTCAGGCCAACCAAATCATCTCACACATTAAGACATTAAGAAGCCTTCACTTTATGTGCCACATACCAGTTGTCAGTTGGATCTCTTCCATTGTGCTTCAAGAAGTCTTCCAAAACAACAGGGAACAAATACCCCAAACTCTTACTGAGATATTCACCCATTTCTTAATCATTCAGATGAACATGAAGAGCCAGAAATTTGGGGAAATGGAAGACGGTGCTCCTAGTAGCAAAGTTCTTGAGGCAAACAAAGATATAATTTTGAAGTTAGCAGAACTAGCATTCACACAACTGGAGAAAGGAAATCTGCTGTTCTATGAAGAGGACCTTGAGGAATGTGGCATCAATATCACTGAGGCCTCAGTGTACAGTGGTTTGTGTACAGAACTTTTCAGGGAAGAATTTGTGTTCACGCAAAAAAAGGTCTTCTGTTTTGTTCACCTCTCGATTCAGGAGTTTCTTGCTGCTCTTTATGCATTTTACTCCTATGTGAACAGAAACTTCAAAGCTCTGAAGTCTCTCCTCACTGGTTGGGAGAGACAGCACTTCCTGGAAACACTGCTGAAGGATGCTGTGGACAAGTCCTTGGAGAGTGAAGATGGACACTGGGACCTGTTTGTGCGGTTTCTTTTGGGGCTCTCACTGGAGTCAAACCAGAGGCTCCTACAGGGCCTGCTAACACAAACAGTGAGCAGCTCAGAGAGCATTGAGCAAACCATCAAATATACCAAAGAAATTATCCGCTACAAAGACATCAAGGAACGGTGCATGAATCTCTTGCTTTGCTTGCTTGAAATGAATGACAATTCCTTGCACACAGAGATTCAAGAGTACCTGGAGTCTGGAAAAGAACTCTTTTCTTCTCACTGCTCAGTACTGGCCTATACGATCCTTGTCTCAAAAGATGTACTCGATGAACTTGACCTTCAGAAGTACAACACCACAAGTGAAGGTCGTCAAAGACTTTTAGGAGCTGTTGCAGGCTGCAGAAAGGCTCGGTGAGTATTTTTCAAAGATATAATCGAAACATTACAGGAATAGGGTGGTCTGGGCTGGCTGGGCTGGCATGTActgtagcctgaaaagttgtgggttcaattcccttGATCAAGGcatttaaccccaagttgctctaggggagaatggcccttgtaatataattgacatgtgtaagccTTAAAGTTCACTCATAGGAGCCAATGGCAAATCAACTCACAATGCACTGTTGACACTGATCATGTCTCAAACGAAGGCTGAATCAAATGTCTTGTGTTTTAAACTATCTTAATTTTTCTTTCTGTAGACTGGTCGGGTGTCAACTCACTGTGAAAAGCTTTGAGACTGTAACACAGGCCCTTGAGTCCGAAATCTCACAACTGAAAGAACTGGATCTAAGTTACAACAACCTACAGATTGTTACCACTGAAGCCCTCTCCCTTCGACTGCAAAATTCTCAATGCAAAGTGGAAACACTGAGGTTATCAAAACATACTCAAAATCAGTATTTGCCGTATTTGCTATATTCATAATAtgtttaaaagaaaaagaaaacaaatgtaaatATTTCAGTTGAATTAATTTGCAGGCTTGTTTGCTGTGAACTGAAAGAGGACTTTGGTGAATTCATAAGCTCCGTTTTCCAGTGGCCACACTCACATCTAAAAGAGCTTGACCTGACAAACAATGATCTTTGTGACACAGGACTAGAATTTCTTTCAAATGGGTTAAGATCTACAAATTGTAAAATGGAGACTTTAAGGTTCGGATGAAATTCAcatgagcacatacacacatttagccTGGGAAACACTCGGAGCTTCACAATTGCACAATtgggagtgggtctggaaaataTTCATTAACTTATGACTTCTAGCAGGGGTGTAACTAGCAGTAAAATTACacttaaattggtacattaaactcttaccaaatagATTCAAAAGCgtagcaatcttgtaaacaaaggttttaaatgcagttgttttctcatttccaaagaaatacacgttcatgccggattagcgattgtatttgcatgtctgtgttttatgaacattggaaatgggcttcaatggcctcttggccagacggaactacagagcaaatcccaaatttgccgaaagttcgtatgggtattcccaggctaacACACATGTAGATTCTATTGTCTCAATTGAAACTCAATTGTCATTGACTGAGCTGTGAAATCAACACAATACTCAACTTAACCATATTTTCTctgtttcccctctctccttctccctctacTCTGGAAGGCTTTCTGGCTGTCTCATTACAGAGAAGGGTTGCACATTCTTATCCACAGCTTTGGTTTCAAACCACTCCCACCTTAAAGAGCTGGATCTAAGCTACAATCACCTTGGAGACTCAGGGATCAAGCTACTTTCATCTCAGGACATAGGCTTTAAACTGGAGAATCTCAAGTAAGCAGAGCAGATTTAGATGTATTCAATCTCTCTATTGTAGTGACTCATTCTAGGTGCTCAACACTAAATATTTTTTCACTCAGTGTTGACCATGATGGAAAGAAGTTCCTGAAACCTGGTCTAGAGAAATGTAAGTGTTTATAACATTCCGTATTTCACTAGAACACTAAATAACCGATAAATGTGTCTATTGATGTATAAAttattcctagataatcattcttccaccaagaaatatatttcctctatctgaatggttgccacgcaatgtcgagacgcagctactttaacttttgtatcaagttatggtagcgcagtaatatagaacgaaatgtggtcaaggtgtatgtttatgctgcattttacaacggcatcaaatgtgattcagccaatcaaagtcaaggaccggaactatcagttttagaaatacacacattacacagacaAAATCACACCTGTATGTAATGTGCTTGACCATATTCCATAGCCTTTGCCATCTTTTCTCAATCCCCCTCAGATGCTTGTGAGCTCACCATGGACCCAAACACAGCCCACCACAAGCTTGGGCTTTCTAAAGGAGACACCAAGGCTACGAATCTTAGAAAGAACTCTCATTCGGATCACCCAGATCGATTTGAAGTTATTGAGCAAGTGCTGTGCAGAGAGGGTCTGACAGGACGCGCTTACTGGGAAGTGGAATGGGCTCGTGAGGGAGCGGCTATTGCAGTAGCATACAGAGACATAAGCAGGAAAGGGGCACATGACAGCCAATTTGGGTCTAACAACAAGTCCTGGAGTCTCAGAGGTCAGTTTTGGGGCCATTGCCTTGCCCAGCACAATAATAAGACCATACAAGTGCCAGTGCCCAAACCCAACCCGAGACAACACAGAGTGGGGGTGTATCTGGACTGGCAGGCTGGAACTCTTTCATTCTATCAAGTGTGTGCAAGGGACACAAGAATCCATCTGTACACCTTTTCTGCCAAGTTCACTGAGCCCCTTTATCCAGGGTTCTGGGTTGACCATGACTCcgctgtgtctctgtgtcagaTTGACTAGCTCCCATATCTACACATTCACTTCCGCAGTTTTGGGAGATGTGAACTTTGTGAAGTCCTAGATAAAACTACCCAGCATTGTTTTATGGATGTACTGTATATCAATGAtaccaatgttttttttatttattagtttACAGTGATAAATGTCATATTTACAGCATGTTTCACATCTCTGTATGATTCTTTTTCAGTATATTCTTAATGTTACAG
Proteins encoded:
- the LOC125311453 gene encoding protein NLRC3-like isoform X4; this encodes MKSSDSMMQPINMDGGTGHSDHRSVSPVPSLLSMKSSDSMMQPINLDGGTGHDHRSVSPVPSLLSLKSSDSMMQPINVDGGTGHSNHRSRSPSPSHTVQPDNNLYSGPIRPEDNILERVKMSHKATMKKRFEHVCEGNIKPGNETPLNTIFTPLYITEGWTESVKAHEARQIETSRRQTQDNAINYNDIFKTLLEEQVCIRAVLTKGVAGIGKTVSVQKFILDWAEDKANCDIDFIFVLPFREINLISNEQYCFHQLLVDFHPALKQLTDNKMYEECILVVIFDGLDESRITLNFTSDQSLKLHDVSQISSVGDLIANLIQGNLLPSAHIWITSRPAAAGQIPGQFISRMTEVRGFTDPQKDEYFRKKISDQTQANQIISHIKTLRSLHFMCHIPVVSWISSIVLQEVFQNNREQIPQTLTEIFTHFLIIQMNMKSQKFGEMEDGAPSSKVLEANKDIILKLAELAFTQLEKGNLLFYEEDLEECGINITEASVYSGLCTELFREEFVFTQKKVFCFVHLSIQEFLAALYAFYSYVNRNFKALKSLLTGWERQHFLETLLKDAVDKSLESEDGHWDLFVRFLLGLSLESNQRLLQGLLTQTVSSSESIEQTIKYTKEIIRYKDIKERCMNLLLCLLEMNDNSLHTEIQEYLESGKELFSSHCSVLAYTILVSKDVLDELDLQKYNTTSEGRQRLLGAVAGCRKARLVGCQLTVKSFETVTQALESEISQLKELDLSYNNLQIVTTEALSLRLQNSQCKVETLRLVCCELKEDFGEFISSVFQWPHSHLKELDLTNNDLCDTGLEFLSNGLRSTNCKMETLRLSGCLITEKGCTFLSTALVSNHSHLKELDLSYNHLGDSGIKLLSSQDIGFKLENLNVDHDGKKFLKPGLEKYACELTMDPNTAHHKLGLSKGDTKATNLRKNSHSDHPDRFEVIEQVLCREGLTGRAYWEVEWAREGAAIAVAYRDISRKGAHDSQFGSNNKSWSLRGQFWGHCLAQHNNKTIQVPVPKPNPRQHRVGVYLDWQAGTLSFYQVCARDTRIHLYTFSAKFTEPLYPGFWVDHDSAVSLCQID
- the LOC125311453 gene encoding protein NLRC3-like isoform X2 → MKSSDSMMQPINMDGGTGHSDHRSVSPVPSLLSMKSSDSMMQPINLDGGTGHDHRSVSPVPSLLSLKSSDSMMQPINVDGGTGHSNHRQRFDPAGSSSGKWWTHLMKGCRPYNQLTYHVMSTGMIGSKSPTNHSIKRTLSYRSRSPSPSHTVQPDNNLYSGPIRQDNILERVKMSHKATMKKRFEHVCEGNIKPGNETPLNTIFTPLYITEGWTESVKAHEARQIETSRRQTQDNAINYNDIFKTLLEEQVCIRAVLTKGVAGIGKTVSVQKFILDWAEDKANCDIDFIFVLPFREINLISNEQYCFHQLLVDFHPALKQLTDNKMYEECILVVIFDGLDESRITLNFTSDQSLKLHDVSQISSVGDLIANLIQGNLLPSAHIWITSRPAAAGQIPGQFISRMTEVRGFTDPQKDEYFRKKISDQTQANQIISHIKTLRSLHFMCHIPVVSWISSIVLQEVFQNNREQIPQTLTEIFTHFLIIQMNMKSQKFGEMEDGAPSSKVLEANKDIILKLAELAFTQLEKGNLLFYEEDLEECGINITEASVYSGLCTELFREEFVFTQKKVFCFVHLSIQEFLAALYAFYSYVNRNFKALKSLLTGWERQHFLETLLKDAVDKSLESEDGHWDLFVRFLLGLSLESNQRLLQGLLTQTVSSSESIEQTIKYTKEIIRYKDIKERCMNLLLCLLEMNDNSLHTEIQEYLESGKELFSSHCSVLAYTILVSKDVLDELDLQKYNTTSEGRQRLLGAVAGCRKARLVGCQLTVKSFETVTQALESEISQLKELDLSYNNLQIVTTEALSLRLQNSQCKVETLRLVCCELKEDFGEFISSVFQWPHSHLKELDLTNNDLCDTGLEFLSNGLRSTNCKMETLRLSGCLITEKGCTFLSTALVSNHSHLKELDLSYNHLGDSGIKLLSSQDIGFKLENLNVDHDGKKFLKPGLEKYACELTMDPNTAHHKLGLSKGDTKATNLRKNSHSDHPDRFEVIEQVLCREGLTGRAYWEVEWAREGAAIAVAYRDISRKGAHDSQFGSNNKSWSLRGQFWGHCLAQHNNKTIQVPVPKPNPRQHRVGVYLDWQAGTLSFYQVCARDTRIHLYTFSAKFTEPLYPGFWVDHDSAVSLCQID
- the LOC125311453 gene encoding protein NLRC3-like isoform X1 codes for the protein MKSSDSMMQPINMDGGTGHSDHRSVSPVPSLLSMKSSDSMMQPINLDGGTGHDHRSVSPVPSLLSLKSSDSMMQPINVDGGTGHSNHRQRFDPAGSSSGKWWTHLMKGCRPYNQLTYHVMSTGMIGSKSPTNHSIKRTLSYRSRSPSPSHTVQPDNNLYSGPIRPEDNILERVKMSHKATMKKRFEHVCEGNIKPGNETPLNTIFTPLYITEGWTESVKAHEARQIETSRRQTQDNAINYNDIFKTLLEEQVCIRAVLTKGVAGIGKTVSVQKFILDWAEDKANCDIDFIFVLPFREINLISNEQYCFHQLLVDFHPALKQLTDNKMYEECILVVIFDGLDESRITLNFTSDQSLKLHDVSQISSVGDLIANLIQGNLLPSAHIWITSRPAAAGQIPGQFISRMTEVRGFTDPQKDEYFRKKISDQTQANQIISHIKTLRSLHFMCHIPVVSWISSIVLQEVFQNNREQIPQTLTEIFTHFLIIQMNMKSQKFGEMEDGAPSSKVLEANKDIILKLAELAFTQLEKGNLLFYEEDLEECGINITEASVYSGLCTELFREEFVFTQKKVFCFVHLSIQEFLAALYAFYSYVNRNFKALKSLLTGWERQHFLETLLKDAVDKSLESEDGHWDLFVRFLLGLSLESNQRLLQGLLTQTVSSSESIEQTIKYTKEIIRYKDIKERCMNLLLCLLEMNDNSLHTEIQEYLESGKELFSSHCSVLAYTILVSKDVLDELDLQKYNTTSEGRQRLLGAVAGCRKARLVGCQLTVKSFETVTQALESEISQLKELDLSYNNLQIVTTEALSLRLQNSQCKVETLRLVCCELKEDFGEFISSVFQWPHSHLKELDLTNNDLCDTGLEFLSNGLRSTNCKMETLRLSGCLITEKGCTFLSTALVSNHSHLKELDLSYNHLGDSGIKLLSSQDIGFKLENLNVDHDGKKFLKPGLEKYACELTMDPNTAHHKLGLSKGDTKATNLRKNSHSDHPDRFEVIEQVLCREGLTGRAYWEVEWAREGAAIAVAYRDISRKGAHDSQFGSNNKSWSLRGQFWGHCLAQHNNKTIQVPVPKPNPRQHRVGVYLDWQAGTLSFYQVCARDTRIHLYTFSAKFTEPLYPGFWVDHDSAVSLCQID
- the LOC125311453 gene encoding NACHT, LRR and PYD domains-containing protein 12-like isoform X5; translation: MTEVRGFTDPQKDEYFRKKISDQTQANQIISHIKTLRSLHFMCHIPVVSWISSIVLQEVFQNNREQIPQTLTEIFTHFLIIQMNMKSQKFGEMEDGAPSSKVLEANKDIILKLAELAFTQLEKGNLLFYEEDLEECGINITEASVYSGLCTELFREEFVFTQKKVFCFVHLSIQEFLAALYAFYSYVNRNFKALKSLLTGWERQHFLETLLKDAVDKSLESEDGHWDLFVRFLLGLSLESNQRLLQGLLTQTVSSSESIEQTIKYTKEIIRYKDIKERCMNLLLCLLEMNDNSLHTEIQEYLESGKELFSSHCSVLAYTILVSKDVLDELDLQKYNTTSEGRQRLLGAVAGCRKARLVGCQLTVKSFETVTQALESEISQLKELDLSYNNLQIVTTEALSLRLQNSQCKVETLRLVCCELKEDFGEFISSVFQWPHSHLKELDLTNNDLCDTGLEFLSNGLRSTNCKMETLRLSGCLITEKGCTFLSTALVSNHSHLKELDLSYNHLGDSGIKLLSSQDIGFKLENLNVDHDGKKFLKPGLEKYACELTMDPNTAHHKLGLSKGDTKATNLRKNSHSDHPDRFEVIEQVLCREGLTGRAYWEVEWAREGAAIAVAYRDISRKGAHDSQFGSNNKSWSLRGQFWGHCLAQHNNKTIQVPVPKPNPRQHRVGVYLDWQAGTLSFYQVCARDTRIHLYTFSAKFTEPLYPGFWVDHDSAVSLCQID
- the LOC125311453 gene encoding protein NLRC3-like isoform X3; this encodes MKSSDSMMQPINMDGGTGHSDHRSVSPVPSLLSLKSSDSMMQPINVDGGTGHSNHRQRFDPAGSSSGKWWTHLMKGCRPYNQLTYHVMSTGMIGSKSPTNHSIKRTLSYRSRSPSPSHTVQPDNNLYSGPIRPEDNILERVKMSHKATMKKRFEHVCEGNIKPGNETPLNTIFTPLYITEGWTESVKAHEARQIETSRRQTQDNAINYNDIFKTLLEEQVCIRAVLTKGVAGIGKTVSVQKFILDWAEDKANCDIDFIFVLPFREINLISNEQYCFHQLLVDFHPALKQLTDNKMYEECILVVIFDGLDESRITLNFTSDQSLKLHDVSQISSVGDLIANLIQGNLLPSAHIWITSRPAAAGQIPGQFISRMTEVRGFTDPQKDEYFRKKISDQTQANQIISHIKTLRSLHFMCHIPVVSWISSIVLQEVFQNNREQIPQTLTEIFTHFLIIQMNMKSQKFGEMEDGAPSSKVLEANKDIILKLAELAFTQLEKGNLLFYEEDLEECGINITEASVYSGLCTELFREEFVFTQKKVFCFVHLSIQEFLAALYAFYSYVNRNFKALKSLLTGWERQHFLETLLKDAVDKSLESEDGHWDLFVRFLLGLSLESNQRLLQGLLTQTVSSSESIEQTIKYTKEIIRYKDIKERCMNLLLCLLEMNDNSLHTEIQEYLESGKELFSSHCSVLAYTILVSKDVLDELDLQKYNTTSEGRQRLLGAVAGCRKARLVGCQLTVKSFETVTQALESEISQLKELDLSYNNLQIVTTEALSLRLQNSQCKVETLRLVCCELKEDFGEFISSVFQWPHSHLKELDLTNNDLCDTGLEFLSNGLRSTNCKMETLRLSGCLITEKGCTFLSTALVSNHSHLKELDLSYNHLGDSGIKLLSSQDIGFKLENLNVDHDGKKFLKPGLEKYACELTMDPNTAHHKLGLSKGDTKATNLRKNSHSDHPDRFEVIEQVLCREGLTGRAYWEVEWAREGAAIAVAYRDISRKGAHDSQFGSNNKSWSLRGQFWGHCLAQHNNKTIQVPVPKPNPRQHRVGVYLDWQAGTLSFYQVCARDTRIHLYTFSAKFTEPLYPGFWVDHDSAVSLCQID